In Arthrobacter burdickii, one DNA window encodes the following:
- a CDS encoding ABC transporter substrate-binding protein, producing MALTACGSGGSGEAGVDGETGTEDVTLSIGTFNEFGYEELFDEYEQLNPNVTLEHKKAATSNEARDNLTTRLAAGSGLSDIEAIEVDWLPELLEYPDQFADLTDPAVEGRWLDWKTAAATTEDGQLIGYGTDAGPQGVCYRADLFEKAGLPSDRESVAEMLDGSWQDYFDAGKKFVAASDGVAWFDSAGATYQGMINQVQNAYEDDDAAVIATENPEVKDIYEQVLQASVTDGLSAHLTQWEDDWTASFQSDAFATKLCPGWMLGIIEGNAEGVEGWDIADVFPGGGGNWGGSYLTVPTQGAHQAEAKKLAEWLTAPEQQIKAFESKGTFPSQVEALESEELQGQVDPFFNDAPTGEILANRAAAVEVTPFKGPKYFAINDAMQQALTRVDVDKTDDPASSWEKFVTAVGAL from the coding sequence CTCTCCATCGGCACGTTCAACGAGTTCGGCTACGAGGAGCTGTTCGACGAATACGAGCAGCTCAACCCGAACGTCACCCTCGAACACAAGAAGGCTGCCACCTCCAACGAGGCCCGGGACAACCTGACCACGAGGCTCGCCGCCGGGTCCGGCCTGTCGGACATCGAGGCGATCGAGGTGGACTGGCTGCCCGAACTGCTCGAGTACCCGGACCAGTTCGCCGACCTCACCGACCCCGCAGTCGAGGGCCGCTGGCTGGACTGGAAGACCGCCGCAGCGACCACCGAGGACGGGCAGCTCATCGGATACGGCACCGACGCCGGGCCCCAGGGCGTGTGCTACCGCGCCGACCTGTTCGAGAAGGCCGGACTGCCGAGCGACCGGGAGTCCGTCGCCGAGATGCTCGACGGCTCGTGGCAGGACTACTTCGATGCGGGCAAGAAGTTCGTCGCCGCCAGCGACGGCGTGGCCTGGTTCGATTCCGCCGGAGCCACCTACCAGGGCATGATCAACCAAGTCCAGAACGCCTACGAGGACGACGACGCAGCCGTGATCGCCACCGAGAACCCCGAGGTCAAGGACATCTACGAGCAGGTCCTGCAGGCGTCCGTCACCGACGGGCTCTCCGCCCACCTCACGCAGTGGGAGGACGACTGGACGGCGAGCTTCCAGTCCGACGCCTTCGCCACGAAGCTCTGCCCGGGCTGGATGCTCGGCATCATCGAGGGCAACGCCGAAGGCGTCGAGGGCTGGGACATCGCCGATGTCTTCCCCGGCGGCGGTGGCAACTGGGGCGGTTCGTACCTGACCGTTCCCACCCAGGGCGCACACCAGGCCGAAGCCAAGAAGCTCGCCGAATGGCTGACCGCCCCGGAGCAGCAGATCAAGGCTTTCGAGTCGAAGGGCACGTTCCCCAGCCAGGTCGAGGCGCTCGAGAGCGAGGAACTCCAGGGACAGGTCGACCCGTTCTTCAACGACGCACCGACCGGTGAGATCCTCGCCAACCGCGCTGCCGCCGTCGAGGTCACGCCGTTCAAGGGCCCCAAGTACTTCGCGATCAACGACGCGATGCAGCAGGCACTGACCCGCGTCGACGTCGACAAGACCGACGACCCGGCCTCCTCCTGGGAGAAGTTCGTCACCGCTGTGGGCGCTCTGTAG
- a CDS encoding carbohydrate ABC transporter permease — MAVTDRVQPPPDTHQRPPRDRNVKRLALSQKVSKWDVKLSPYLYISPFFLLFAITGLFPLLYTAWVSLHTWNLIGGQGEFTGLENYEFVLAQPFFWNAVGNTFSIFLLSSIPQVVLAIAIAAVLDANLRARTFWRMGVLVPFVVAPVAVGLIFNNLFADQAGLFNELLTGIGLDPVRWHSESLASHAAIATMVNFRWTGYNALIFLAAMQAVPRDVYEAATIDGAGRLRQFFSVTVPMLRPTIIFVVITATIGGLQIFDEARVFDQAGLGGADRQWQTLTMYIWELGWGQRNFGRASAVAWLLFLIIVLIAMANFLITRRIASQGGRR, encoded by the coding sequence ATGGCCGTCACGGACCGGGTCCAGCCTCCTCCCGATACGCATCAGCGGCCGCCGCGCGACAGGAACGTCAAGCGGCTGGCCCTCTCCCAGAAGGTGTCGAAGTGGGACGTCAAGCTGTCCCCGTACCTCTACATCTCGCCGTTCTTCCTGCTCTTCGCCATCACGGGCCTGTTCCCCCTGCTGTACACGGCATGGGTCTCGCTCCACACCTGGAACCTCATCGGGGGCCAGGGCGAGTTCACGGGGCTGGAGAACTACGAGTTCGTGCTCGCGCAGCCGTTCTTCTGGAATGCGGTAGGGAACACGTTCAGCATCTTCCTCCTCTCGTCCATCCCGCAGGTCGTCCTCGCCATCGCCATCGCCGCGGTGCTGGACGCCAACCTGAGGGCCAGGACGTTCTGGCGGATGGGCGTCCTCGTTCCCTTCGTGGTGGCCCCCGTGGCCGTCGGGTTGATCTTCAACAACCTCTTCGCTGACCAGGCAGGCCTGTTCAACGAGCTGTTGACGGGGATTGGGCTGGACCCGGTCCGCTGGCACTCCGAGTCCCTGGCGAGCCACGCGGCCATCGCCACGATGGTGAACTTCCGGTGGACCGGGTACAACGCGCTCATCTTCCTCGCCGCCATGCAGGCCGTCCCCCGGGACGTCTACGAGGCGGCAACCATCGACGGTGCCGGACGCCTCCGGCAGTTCTTCTCCGTCACCGTCCCCATGCTGCGGCCGACCATCATCTTCGTGGTCATCACCGCCACCATCGGCGGACTCCAGATCTTCGACGAGGCCAGGGTCTTCGACCAGGCGGGCCTCGGCGGCGCGGACCGGCAATGGCAAACGCTCACCATGTACATCTGGGAGCTCGGCTGGGGCCAGCGCAACTTCGGCAGGGCCTCGGCGGTCGCCTGGCTCCTGTTCCTGATCATCGTCCTCATAGCGATGGCCAACTTCCTCATCACCCGCCGCATCGCAAGCCAGGGAGGCCGACGATGA
- a CDS encoding carbohydrate ABC transporter permease yields MSSIPMIEQTAGKGAARAAQRGLGARRRGAPGGTMRRPGFLTYGFLGAVILGSVFPLWWSFLVGSHDSSVISKGVPLLPGGNFLANAATVLDSIPFWKALGNSFIVSTVTAASVVLFSTLAGFAFAKLRFRGSKVLLVFVVATMAVPTQLGVVPLFIVMAKLGWTGSLWAVIVPGVVTAFGVFWMTQYLRDALPDELIEAVRIDGASMIQAFWYVGLPAARPAAAMLALFTFVATWTNFFWPFIVLDPSNPTLPVALQLLQAAHFVDYSIVLAGAVLSTIPLLLLFAVAGRQLVSGIMQGAVKG; encoded by the coding sequence ATGAGCTCCATCCCCATGATCGAGCAGACTGCAGGCAAGGGCGCCGCCCGTGCGGCGCAGCGGGGGCTCGGCGCGAGGCGCCGCGGCGCTCCGGGCGGCACCATGCGGCGCCCCGGGTTCCTGACCTACGGCTTCCTCGGCGCGGTGATCCTCGGCTCCGTGTTCCCGCTGTGGTGGTCCTTCCTGGTGGGCAGCCACGACAGCTCGGTGATCAGCAAGGGCGTACCCCTGCTTCCCGGGGGCAACTTCCTCGCCAACGCCGCCACCGTGCTGGACAGCATCCCGTTCTGGAAGGCGCTCGGCAACAGCTTCATCGTCTCCACGGTCACGGCGGCGTCGGTGGTGCTGTTCTCGACCCTCGCCGGCTTCGCCTTCGCCAAGCTCCGCTTCCGGGGCAGCAAGGTACTGCTGGTGTTCGTGGTCGCCACGATGGCCGTACCCACCCAGCTGGGTGTGGTGCCCCTGTTCATCGTCATGGCGAAGCTCGGCTGGACCGGCTCGCTCTGGGCCGTCATCGTCCCGGGCGTCGTGACGGCCTTCGGGGTCTTCTGGATGACGCAGTACCTGCGGGACGCGTTGCCGGACGAGCTGATCGAGGCCGTACGGATCGACGGCGCCTCCATGATCCAGGCGTTCTGGTACGTTGGCCTTCCAGCGGCCCGACCGGCGGCGGCGATGCTCGCACTGTTCACGTTCGTCGCCACGTGGACCAACTTCTTCTGGCCGTTCATCGTGCTGGATCCGTCCAACCCCACACTCCCGGTGGCGCTGCAGCTGCTCCAGGCCGCGCACTTCGTCGATTACTCGATCGTGCTGGCCGGAGCGGTTCTCTCCACCATCCCGCTGCTGCTCCTCTTCGCGGTCGCGGGACGCCAACTCGTTTCAGGAATCATGCAAGGAGCAGTCAAAGGATGA
- a CDS encoding GH1 family beta-glucosidase → MSSTERTFPEGFLWGAATAAYQIEGAAREGGRGPSIWDTFSRVPGAVADAHNGDVACDHYHRSAEDVELMKSLNLQAYRFSTSWSRCMPDGVTPNLEGIRFYSTLVDQLLQAGITPWLTLYHWDLPQALEDKGGWTNRDTAYRFAEYAAVMHEALGDRVRIWTTLNEPWCAAFLGYAAGVHAPGRQEPTAALAAAHHLLLAHGLATQELRRRDGDATLGITLNLTVPDPLDPSSEDDRDAARRIDGQFNRIFLDPVLRGSYPEDVLRDVEHLGLTDSIRKGDLEIIGTPIDVLGVNYYHGEAVTKTPSDEAAPQEGHAPVERPVSSPYVAASGVRSVPRGLPVTAMDWEVQPDGLRRLLNRLQDEYTGPAGIPIYITENGAAYDDVPDGSGFVDDQDRLAFFDVHLRAMKDAIDDGVDLRGYLAWSLLDNFEWAWGYHQRFGLVRVDYGTQERTPKASALWYARVAASNALPSALPSAASSTDGGSAGVVLSR, encoded by the coding sequence ATGAGCAGCACCGAACGAACCTTCCCCGAGGGCTTCCTCTGGGGCGCGGCGACAGCCGCCTACCAGATCGAGGGCGCCGCCCGGGAAGGCGGCAGGGGACCGTCCATCTGGGACACGTTCTCCCGCGTCCCGGGAGCGGTGGCCGACGCGCACAACGGCGACGTCGCCTGCGACCACTACCACCGGTCCGCGGAGGACGTGGAGCTCATGAAGAGCCTCAACCTGCAGGCCTACCGCTTCTCGACGTCCTGGTCGCGCTGCATGCCGGACGGAGTGACGCCCAACCTCGAGGGGATCCGGTTCTACTCCACCCTCGTGGACCAGCTCCTCCAGGCCGGCATCACGCCGTGGCTCACCCTCTACCACTGGGACCTGCCGCAGGCCCTCGAGGACAAGGGCGGCTGGACGAACCGCGATACCGCCTACCGCTTCGCCGAGTACGCAGCGGTGATGCACGAGGCCCTCGGCGACCGCGTCCGGATCTGGACGACCCTCAACGAACCCTGGTGCGCGGCGTTCCTCGGCTACGCGGCCGGCGTGCACGCGCCGGGACGGCAGGAGCCGACCGCGGCACTCGCCGCCGCCCACCACCTGCTGCTCGCGCACGGGCTGGCAACCCAGGAACTGCGCCGCCGGGACGGGGACGCCACGCTCGGCATCACCCTGAACCTCACCGTCCCTGATCCCCTCGACCCCTCCAGCGAGGACGACCGGGACGCCGCCCGGCGCATCGACGGCCAGTTCAACCGCATCTTCCTCGACCCCGTGCTGCGCGGCTCGTACCCGGAGGACGTGCTCCGGGACGTCGAGCACCTGGGGCTGACCGATTCCATCCGGAAGGGCGACCTGGAGATCATCGGCACCCCGATCGACGTGCTGGGCGTCAACTACTACCACGGCGAGGCCGTGACGAAGACGCCGTCGGACGAGGCGGCGCCGCAGGAGGGCCACGCGCCCGTCGAGCGCCCGGTCTCCTCGCCCTACGTCGCCGCCTCCGGCGTACGCTCCGTTCCACGGGGCCTGCCGGTCACGGCCATGGACTGGGAGGTGCAGCCGGACGGTCTCCGCCGCCTGCTGAACAGGCTGCAGGACGAGTACACCGGCCCTGCGGGCATCCCGATCTACATCACGGAGAACGGCGCCGCCTACGACGACGTCCCCGATGGGTCCGGCTTCGTGGACGACCAGGACCGCCTCGCATTCTTCGACGTCCACCTCCGGGCCATGAAGGACGCGATCGACGACGGCGTGGACCTCCGGGGCTACCTGGCCTGGTCCCTGCTGGACAACTTCGAGTGGGCGTGGGGCTACCACCAGCGCTTCGGGCTGGTCCGCGTGGACTACGGGACGCAGGAGCGGACTCCGAAGGCCAGCGCCCTCTGGTACGCACGCGTCGCGGCCTCCAATGCGCTCCCGTCGGCCCTCCCGTCGGCCGCCTCATCCACTGACGGCGGAAGCGCGGGTGTCGTATTGTCGAGGTGA
- a CDS encoding LacI family DNA-binding transcriptional regulator, producing the protein MNTSPPRSLRHAAVRPSPTLEDLAVAAGVSRSTASRAINGGDRVSPEAQAAVDRAVVALGYIPNRAARSLVTRRTSSIALVIPEPDVRVMMDPFFAVVITGITEALRETDVQLVLLMSRTDDDSSRTLRYLRGGHVDGAIVVSHHKADSWARSLAETGLPTIFIGRPWDMAFDVTYVDTDNVGGGRLAARHLAGIGRRRLATVAGPADMTAAVDRLRGWREGLAEAGLPEGPVVHADFTTDGAAAAARRLLAEHPDIDGIFAASDLMALGVLDVIQAAGRTVPGDIALMGYDNHAVAETAPTPLTTITQPMVEMAVKAGTMLLEEIEAPGSHPEPVIYSTELVERASTSVAPTASAAKA; encoded by the coding sequence ATGAACACGTCCCCGCCCCGGTCGCTACGGCACGCAGCAGTTCGCCCGAGCCCCACGCTCGAGGATCTCGCCGTGGCAGCCGGGGTGTCGCGGTCCACGGCGTCGCGTGCCATCAACGGCGGGGACCGTGTCAGCCCCGAGGCGCAGGCCGCGGTGGACCGCGCCGTCGTCGCCCTCGGCTACATCCCGAACCGGGCCGCCCGCAGCCTCGTGACCCGCCGGACGTCCTCCATCGCCCTGGTCATCCCGGAGCCGGATGTCCGCGTCATGATGGACCCCTTCTTCGCCGTCGTCATCACCGGCATCACGGAGGCGCTCCGCGAGACCGACGTGCAGCTGGTGCTGCTGATGTCGAGGACAGACGACGACTCGTCCCGCACGCTGCGCTACCTGCGGGGCGGGCACGTGGACGGGGCCATCGTCGTCTCGCACCACAAGGCCGACTCCTGGGCGAGGTCACTCGCCGAGACCGGCCTGCCGACCATCTTCATCGGGCGTCCGTGGGACATGGCGTTCGACGTCACGTACGTGGATACCGACAACGTGGGCGGCGGACGCCTCGCCGCACGTCACCTCGCGGGCATCGGGCGACGACGTCTCGCGACGGTCGCGGGTCCTGCGGACATGACAGCCGCCGTCGACCGCCTCCGCGGGTGGCGGGAGGGCCTGGCCGAGGCAGGGCTGCCCGAAGGGCCGGTGGTCCACGCCGACTTCACCACCGACGGCGCCGCGGCCGCGGCCCGCAGGCTGCTCGCCGAGCACCCCGACATCGACGGGATCTTCGCGGCCTCGGACCTCATGGCGCTCGGGGTCCTGGACGTCATCCAGGCGGCCGGCAGGACGGTCCCCGGGGACATCGCCCTGATGGGGTACGACAACCATGCCGTGGCGGAGACCGCCCCGACGCCCCTGACCACCATCACCCAGCCCATGGTCGAGATGGCCGTGAAGGCCGGGACCATGCTCCTCGAGGAGATCGAGGCTCCGGGCTCGCACCCGGAGCCGGTGATCTACTCCACGGAGCTGGTGGAACGTGCCAGCACCTCCGTGGCGCCCACCGCATCCGCCGCGAAGGCGTAG
- a CDS encoding S9 family peptidase has product MTADAIALVVPVPPPARKVPQPRTHHGDTFVDSYEWMRDKESPELIDYLTRENEYTDAVTRHQEPLREAIFDEIRERTQETDLSVPARKKGWWYYSRTEEGKQYGIQCRTAAEDTGDLSRDWTPPEVVPGRPVPGEQILLDGNELAEGKPFFSLGGLSVTEDGTLLAYCEDNAGDERFTLRIKNLETGELLPDEVPNIFYGLSFSPDGTRVYYTVVDDAWRPYQVRVHTLGTPVADDVVVYQEDDVAMWTGFEVSADRTQLLISIGCSEYSEYRVLDLARPEDGLTTLISRDEHILYDAEPVTIGGAPHYLLTHDRNAKNSMVSLVAAGEFARPLAEQQWTTVISHDDAVRVNGASVTRTHLVLSVRKDTIERVQVLPLAGLGTADQEPPTEPDFDEELFSCNLANAEFDSPIIRLSYTSYLTPPRVYDYVLEDGSLKLRKETEVRGGYDPSSYVAERQWAPAADGTLIPLSVVRRAELVPNGTHPAVIYAYGSYEVSMDPGFSIARLSLLDRGIVFVTAHVRGGGEMGRSWYDQGKKLAKKNTFTDFVDATTYLGASGWADPGRIAAMGGSAGGLLMGAVANLAPEKYRAIVAQVPFVDALTTILDPELPLSALEWEEWGNPITDPEVYRYMKEYTPYENVRPVPYPRIAAVTSYNDTRVLYVEPAKWVAQLRETTTGSEPIVLKTEMDGGHGGASGRYSRWRDVAWDYAFAADAVGATEVLARSTSSVE; this is encoded by the coding sequence ATGACCGCTGATGCCATCGCACTCGTTGTCCCCGTTCCGCCGCCGGCCAGGAAGGTGCCCCAGCCGCGCACGCACCACGGCGACACGTTCGTCGACTCCTACGAGTGGATGCGCGACAAGGAGAGCCCCGAGCTGATCGACTACCTCACGCGCGAGAACGAGTACACCGACGCCGTCACGCGCCACCAGGAACCGCTGCGGGAAGCGATCTTCGACGAGATCAGGGAACGGACGCAGGAGACCGACCTGTCGGTGCCGGCTCGCAAGAAGGGCTGGTGGTACTACTCGCGGACGGAGGAAGGGAAGCAGTACGGCATCCAGTGCCGGACTGCCGCGGAGGACACCGGCGACCTCAGCCGCGACTGGACGCCCCCCGAGGTCGTACCCGGCCGGCCCGTTCCGGGCGAGCAGATCCTGCTCGACGGCAATGAACTCGCCGAGGGCAAGCCGTTCTTCTCCCTCGGGGGCCTGTCCGTCACCGAGGACGGCACGCTGCTCGCCTACTGCGAGGACAATGCCGGCGACGAGCGGTTCACCCTGCGCATCAAGAACCTCGAGACGGGGGAACTCCTCCCCGACGAGGTGCCGAACATCTTCTACGGGCTGTCCTTCTCCCCCGACGGTACGCGCGTCTACTACACGGTCGTCGATGACGCCTGGCGCCCCTACCAGGTGCGTGTCCACACGCTGGGCACCCCGGTCGCGGACGACGTCGTGGTGTACCAGGAGGACGACGTCGCGATGTGGACCGGCTTCGAGGTCTCCGCCGACCGCACGCAGCTCCTCATCAGTATCGGATGCTCCGAGTACAGCGAGTACCGTGTCCTCGACCTCGCGAGGCCGGAGGACGGGCTGACCACGCTGATCTCCCGCGACGAGCACATCCTGTACGACGCCGAGCCCGTCACCATCGGCGGGGCGCCCCACTATCTGCTGACGCACGACCGCAACGCGAAGAACTCCATGGTGAGCCTCGTCGCCGCGGGCGAGTTCGCACGCCCGCTCGCGGAGCAGCAGTGGACCACGGTCATCTCGCACGACGACGCCGTCCGGGTGAATGGCGCCTCGGTCACGCGCACCCACCTCGTGCTGTCCGTGCGGAAGGACACCATCGAGCGCGTGCAGGTCCTCCCGCTCGCCGGGCTCGGGACGGCGGACCAGGAGCCGCCGACGGAACCGGACTTCGACGAGGAGCTCTTCTCGTGCAACCTCGCCAACGCGGAGTTCGACTCCCCGATCATCCGGCTGTCCTACACCTCCTACCTCACACCCCCGCGCGTCTACGACTACGTCCTCGAGGACGGCTCGCTGAAGCTACGCAAGGAGACGGAGGTGCGCGGCGGCTACGACCCCTCCTCCTATGTCGCCGAGCGGCAGTGGGCGCCGGCCGCGGACGGTACGCTGATCCCGCTCTCGGTCGTCCGCCGCGCAGAGCTCGTCCCGAACGGCACCCATCCCGCGGTCATCTACGCGTACGGCAGCTACGAGGTCAGCATGGATCCGGGCTTCTCCATCGCGCGGCTGTCCCTGCTGGACCGCGGCATCGTCTTCGTCACCGCGCACGTCCGCGGCGGCGGTGAGATGGGGCGCAGCTGGTACGACCAGGGCAAGAAACTCGCGAAGAAGAACACCTTCACCGACTTCGTCGATGCGACCACCTACCTCGGCGCCTCGGGCTGGGCGGATCCCGGGCGGATCGCTGCGATGGGCGGGTCCGCCGGCGGCCTCCTCATGGGCGCCGTCGCCAACCTCGCTCCCGAGAAGTACCGGGCGATCGTGGCACAGGTGCCGTTCGTGGACGCGCTCACCACCATCCTCGACCCGGAGCTGCCCCTCTCGGCGCTCGAATGGGAGGAATGGGGCAACCCGATCACCGACCCCGAGGTGTACCGCTACATGAAGGAGTACACCCCCTACGAGAACGTGCGGCCGGTGCCGTACCCGCGCATCGCGGCCGTCACGAGCTACAACGACACCAGGGTGCTCTACGTCGAACCGGCCAAGTGGGTGGCGCAACTCCGGGAGACGACCACGGGCAGCGAGCCGATCGTCCTGAAGACCGAGATGGACGGCGGCCACGGCGGGGCCAGCGGACGCTACTCGCGCTGGCGTGACGTCGCCTGGGACTACGCCTTCGCGGCGGATGCGGTGGGCGCCACGGAGGTGCTGGCACGTTCCACCAGCTCCGTGGAGTAG
- a CDS encoding helicase associated domain-containing protein, which produces MATTSWEVRLRALTAFVAAEGREPSGRAASPGEHRLALWLEEQRKSVRAGRLGAGRVLALQEAGLLQEREQRDSSHSGAVWLKVESIADFLEEEGRLPSLTSPQSAGEKRLAAWLHAQLAGRSNPEPAAALRHLVQLAEAAEAARATEAAAKAAEARRAAPLAHSR; this is translated from the coding sequence ATGGCGACGACATCCTGGGAGGTTCGGCTGAGGGCCCTGACGGCCTTCGTCGCCGCCGAAGGTCGGGAACCCTCCGGTCGCGCAGCCTCGCCCGGTGAGCACCGGCTCGCCCTCTGGCTCGAGGAGCAGCGGAAGTCGGTACGGGCCGGAAGGCTGGGTGCCGGGCGCGTACTGGCCTTGCAGGAAGCAGGGCTGCTGCAGGAGCGGGAGCAGCGCGACAGCAGCCACAGCGGTGCAGTGTGGCTGAAGGTCGAGAGCATCGCCGACTTCCTCGAGGAGGAGGGGCGCCTGCCCTCGTTGACGTCGCCGCAGTCGGCCGGAGAGAAGCGCCTGGCAGCCTGGCTGCACGCGCAGCTCGCCGGACGCTCGAATCCCGAACCGGCCGCTGCCCTGCGTCATCTCGTGCAGCTCGCAGAAGCGGCCGAGGCGGCCAGGGCGACGGAAGCGGCCGCCAAGGCGGCGGAAGCCCGCAGAGCCGCACCCCTCGCCCACTCGCGCTGA
- a CDS encoding DUF7793 family protein has protein sequence MASDLQHLAWAARVAITPDDALSVLAMSRQLSGGRPYAILVEMTEIVDLHPGARASFNAEALVVAAALLGDGPMDEVLAAGARRAVHPTRFFTSEASAYEWLRASLEDSRSGLTKP, from the coding sequence GTGGCATCGGACCTCCAGCACCTCGCCTGGGCTGCGCGCGTGGCGATAACTCCCGACGACGCATTGTCCGTCCTCGCCATGAGCAGGCAGCTCTCGGGTGGCCGCCCCTACGCGATCCTCGTCGAGATGACCGAGATCGTCGATCTTCACCCCGGTGCGCGTGCTTCGTTCAACGCGGAGGCGCTCGTGGTCGCGGCGGCATTGCTGGGGGATGGGCCCATGGACGAGGTGCTGGCGGCCGGGGCCCGCCGTGCCGTTCATCCCACCCGCTTCTTCACCTCGGAAGCCAGCGCGTACGAGTGGCTGCGGGCTTCCCTCGAGGATTCCAGGTCAGGGCTGACCAAGCCGTAG
- a CDS encoding Lrp/AsnC family transcriptional regulator — translation MADGSLDDVDRKILAELTRDGRQSVTSVAERVHISRAHAYSRIARLTEDGVLTRFTAIIDHAKAGLRSSAYVTLKVRQDSWRELRDSLRTIPEIHHIALVGGDFDVILLVRAEDNVGLRRVIFDQLQSMPGVLDTQTFLVFEDLDTR, via the coding sequence GTGGCGGATGGCAGCCTGGACGACGTCGATCGGAAGATCCTCGCCGAGCTCACGAGGGACGGCCGGCAGTCGGTCACCTCGGTGGCGGAGCGCGTGCACATCTCGCGCGCACACGCCTACTCACGGATCGCGAGGCTGACCGAGGACGGCGTCCTGACGCGGTTCACCGCGATCATCGATCATGCCAAGGCGGGGCTGCGGTCCTCCGCCTACGTCACGCTCAAGGTGCGGCAGGATTCGTGGCGGGAGCTCCGGGACAGCCTCCGGACCATCCCCGAGATCCACCACATCGCACTGGTGGGTGGCGACTTCGACGTGATCCTGCTGGTGCGGGCGGAAGACAATGTCGGGCTGCGACGCGTCATCTTCGACCAGTTGCAGTCGATGCCCGGCGTACTCGACACGCAGACGTTCCTCGTCTTCGAGGACCTCGACACGCGCTGA
- a CDS encoding thiamine pyrophosphate-dependent enzyme encodes MSTATNGRGSMEASAGGTQQSMDSALLPSAKPVQLVDPEGCHTHDDRYPLPDGELLLSAYGHLVAGRRINDQANALVRQGRLAVYPSSHGQEACQVAAAVVLAGEDWLFPTYRDTVAVITRGIDPLQVFSLLRGDWHGGYDPHEHRVAPQATPLATQLLHAVGVGHAAKLRGESTVVLAMCGDGATSEGDFHEAMNFAAVFHVPVVFLIQNNEFAISVPLDHQTVAPSLAHKAIGYGMPGERVDGNDLAALLAVLGAAVDRARDGGGPSLIEAHTYRMHAHTNADDATRYRSADDVERWVPRDPILRMRTYLRGLTLLTDEGEHALSDAADSIAATIRGGLNTEAEVDPAQLFEYVYAEKTSQLREQAEQLREELARDAEAESAGAGDQAEGELR; translated from the coding sequence ATGAGTACGGCAACGAATGGGCGCGGAAGCATGGAGGCGTCGGCCGGCGGAACCCAGCAGAGCATGGACAGCGCCCTGCTTCCGTCGGCGAAGCCCGTGCAGCTGGTGGATCCGGAGGGATGCCACACGCACGACGACCGCTACCCGCTGCCCGATGGGGAGCTGTTGCTCAGCGCCTACGGACACCTCGTCGCGGGCCGCCGCATCAACGACCAGGCCAACGCCCTCGTCCGGCAGGGGCGCCTGGCGGTCTATCCCTCGTCGCATGGCCAGGAGGCCTGCCAGGTGGCCGCCGCCGTCGTCCTCGCCGGGGAGGACTGGCTCTTCCCCACCTACCGCGACACCGTCGCCGTCATCACCCGTGGCATCGATCCGCTGCAGGTCTTCTCCCTGCTGCGCGGCGACTGGCACGGCGGCTACGACCCGCACGAGCATCGAGTGGCACCGCAGGCCACGCCGCTCGCCACCCAGCTGCTGCATGCCGTCGGGGTGGGCCACGCGGCCAAGCTGCGCGGAGAGTCCACCGTGGTCCTGGCGATGTGCGGGGACGGGGCGACCAGCGAGGGTGACTTCCATGAGGCGATGAACTTCGCGGCCGTCTTCCACGTCCCCGTGGTGTTCCTCATCCAGAACAACGAGTTCGCGATCTCCGTTCCTCTCGATCACCAGACGGTCGCTCCCTCGCTCGCGCACAAGGCGATCGGCTACGGGATGCCCGGCGAGCGCGTCGACGGCAACGACCTCGCTGCCCTCCTCGCCGTGCTCGGAGCCGCGGTGGACCGCGCGCGCGACGGCGGCGGACCCTCGCTCATCGAGGCGCACACGTACCGGATGCACGCCCATACCAACGCCGATGATGCCACGCGCTACCGCTCGGCCGACGACGTCGAGCGCTGGGTGCCCAGGGATCCGATCCTGCGGATGCGCACCTACCTGCGCGGGCTGACCCTGCTCACGGACGAGGGCGAGCACGCCCTGTCCGACGCGGCGGATTCGATTGCCGCCACCATCCGCGGAGGATTGAACACGGAGGCCGAGGTGGACCCGGCACAGCTGTTCGAGTACGTGTACGCCGAGAAGACATCCCAGCTACGCGAGCAGGCGGAGCAGCTGCGGGAGGAACTGGCGCGGGATGCCGAGGCCGAATCAGCGGGAGCCGGGGACCAGGCGGAGGGGGAACTTCGATGA